AAGCTCTTTGCGAAGAAGGTGTTAGCCTTGAGGTAAACCTCACAATGCTCCTCATCCTctccacttaaaaaaaaaaaaaactatttagaCCTTCAAATTTACATACTATTCttgatattttatatgtttGGGACATCCTAGCAAAAGTAATGGGTTTTCACATTGTAATTGGGAATTAAGTGTACAAAAATAAAGGTCATTATAATTAACCAACATTTTCTGTAACAATAaatcaagaataaaaaagtttatCAACTCAAGACAAGCTTTCAtctgggtcttttttttttttttggtggtagtTATCAATATTGTTACACTAAAAGCTTCAGTATAGGTATTttcaagagccttgtagctcttGTTGCTCAGTGGCATTGTATGGTCTCTTTTACGAGGTGAACCAAGGTTCAAATCCTTCTCTATCCCAATTATTAtatcaattgaattataatGGAAACGGTGGTATGGATGAACTAAAACCCTTGTTATAACTTTTCCTTTTGtgttaaaagaaattttttatccTTCTCTACTCAGGTAATTTACTCTAGAGCATTTTTGGTTTCTGACTAAACGGTGGTATGGATGAACTAAAACCCTTGTTATAACTTTTCCTTTTGTTTAGGCGTGATAGTATTGCTAAAAGCTTCATATTTTATTCCATGTTTACATCATGCTTCTGTGACTATTATAAATTAGTATTTGAGATTTGTGTGTGAATGGTTGTTGCATTAGGGATGTTGTTATTCCTTTCCTTTAGTAGTACTTGTCTAGCGAGCATGTTGCACCTCCAAGGTCATATGTCTTACTTCCTTGGTTCAAGCTGCATGGTCTTTGTTGTTTGTGTATTACATTTAACCTTAATATCAATTGGAAGGAACTAAATTTTATGACATTGAGTCGGTTGTGCAATACGTGATCTTCTTATATCATCCTATCTTTGGCCTCTAAGAGATGTATCAAGGTGAGGAACACAATTTTACCATGCTTAGTTGGGTTCAATCACATGTTTGATGTCAGTGAATGTGGATTAACAAGTTTAGGAGCTGAAATGTTATGTTTCTGTTTGTactgttgtgttctttatttgaAAGAAACATGTATGTTTTATACTACTAAGGGATTTGTTCACTAAACTTGTTTGGTTAAtgacaaaaaacttaaaaaggcatatatatatatatatatatatatataatgattccAAATAGGCTATTTAGTATAGCCTTTAATAACCCTAGAATTCTAGTCCGATGTTGAAGGAATTTGTATTGTTTGATGCTAGAGATGACAACCAGATTTCCTTGTGATGGTTTTGGTAAGATTGTCgaattggcttttttttttctttttttttgtgcttggatTGGATGTTGTCACAGTAACATATTTAGCCTTTCATAAGAGCTATTCATTATAAAGACCAAAGTACTTATaagtttaacttttcttttgcagGCTAAATTCACATTGTTTGCaataactttggattttttctgaaagttgtaAGCTTAGTTTGAGCAAAGTAagtaaattttagttgaaaaccttataaaactttatacttgtgatgttggaaattggatttgtggtggtatgttgtgttggagcaagcgggtggcttgcatggtgctATAAGgttgtttaaattcatattgggagtgtttttagtttcttgaaaatgtgaatggaacttgttaattagatatgatgaatattactttattcgatttcaatacttgtaagcactctatacttgtgatgtttgtgattggttttgtggtgggttgttgtattagagcaagcgggtggcttgcatggtgctATAAGgttgtttaaattcatattgggagtgtttttagtttcttgaaaataagaatggaacttgttaattagatatgatgaatattactttattcgatttcaatacttgtaagcactctatatttgtgatgtttgtgattggttttgtggtgggttgttgtattggagcaagcgggtggcttgcatggtgctataaggtggtttaaattcatattgggagtgtttttagtttcttgaaaatgtgaatggaacttgttaattagatatgatgaatataactttattcgatttcaatacttgtaagcactctatacttgtgatgtttgtgattggttttgtggtgagTTGTTGtattggagcaagcgggtggcttgcatggtgctATAAGgttgtttaaattcatattgggagtgtttttagtttcttgaaaatatgaatggaacttgttaattagatatgatgaatattactttattcgattttaatacttgtaagcactctatatttgtgatgtttgtgattggttttgtggtgggttgttgtattggagcaagcgggtggcttgcatggtgctataaggtggtttaaattcatattgggagtgtttttagtttcttgaaaatgtgaatggaacttgttaattagatatgatgaatataactttattcgatttcaatacttgtaagcactctatacttgtgatgtttgtgattggttttatggtgggttgttgtattggagcaagcgggtggcttgcatggtgctataaggtggtttaaattcatattggaagtgtatatttgtgtgtgcaacgtatatttgtttaagtattaatataGACTTGTGCATTCATGAATGTGATAGAACTTTATCTCAGTGGCTTATAGACTTAGATGTTAGAATACATTATGCATGAGTTGTCCTTATTTTACTAAAGTAGGATTCATTTTATAATTGTAGTCAAACATGGATAAAAGTTGGATGACAATGGGTAAGACACCCGATGGCAGATTAAGTCATCCATATATTGAAGGGGTGAATGCATTTATTAATTCTGCAAGAGCGGTTGTGGATTTGAGTGGTAATATTCCATGTCCGTGTATTCACTGTGTGAATTGCTATCGACAATCTCCTCAAATTGTGCGTATCCATTTGTTTCATCGTGGAATTATGCAATCTTATATTAATTGGTATAATCATGGAGAACCTCGTGTATTGAACGAGAACATTCATGATAATGAAATGTCGGATGGTGATCATATGGATGGTGTCGATGCCTTGGTAGATGACCGAATTAGAGGGGAACCAAGAAATGCAACCGAAGATGAGGAGGTGCGTCATTTTGacaaacttgaggaagatgcAAAACGTGAGTTGCATCCGGGTTGCACTGATTATAGTATCTTGAAGTTTGTTATTGAGATGTTGAATGTAAAAGTAATGACCAACTTGAGTAATAAGGGACTTGATATGATGCTAGAATTGCTGACAAAGGTTTTACCGAAAGGTAACTTGGTTCCAAGGTCAACTTATGAAGCAAAGAAGATATTACGTGACTTGGGCATGTCATACGAGCATATAGATGCATGCAAAAATGATTGTGCATTATTttggaaggaaaatgaaaatcttGATAAATGTTCGGTGTGTGAGGTGCCTAGGTACAAAGATACATGTACCCAAGGTAAGAAAATTCCTCATAAAGTATTGCGTTACTTTCCGTTGACACCGAGATTAAGGAGATTGTACATGTCAAGCCAAAGAGCTAAGGACATGAGATGGTATATAGACAAACGTGTGGACGATGGGATAAGGAGGCATCCGGTTGATAGTGGGGAGTGGAAGGAATTTGATTTGCAACATCCTAATTTTGCCCTCGAACCTCGCAATGTAAGGTTAGGGTTGGCTACAGATGGATTTAATCCTTTTGGGAATATGAACAATAATTATAGTATGTGGCCTGTCATACTTATCCCCTATAATTTACCGCCTTGGTTGGTTATGAAGGAGCCATATTTTATGTTGTCCTTGCTTATTCCCGGTCCCCATCAACCGGGGAATGATATTGATATTTACTTGAAACCATTGGTTGATGAGTTGAAGGAGTTGTGGGAAGAAGGTGTAGAAACTTATGATGCTTATAGTAAAGAGCATTTTCAGATGCGTGCAACTTTGTTGTGGACAATACATGACTATCCTGGATTTGGTAACGTATCCGGGTGGAGGACAAAGGGTTATCATTCTTGTTACACTTGCAACGATCAACCATATTCAGAAGCTTTGGAAAGTAAAATTGGATTCATTAATCATCGAGCTTATTTACCTATGGAACATCGTTGGAGACATAGTCGGTTGCATAATGGTTTACCGGAAAAACGGAAGAGATCTTTAGAGTTACAAGTGGGAAAGATACAAGAGCAACTAGGTAGAatgtcaaatataattttaggaaagCATCCAAGTAACAAGAAGAGACAACTCATTGGGGAGCCAAATTGGTCAAAGGTAAGTATTTTGTACAAGCTTCCATACTGGAAAAATAAGAAGCTTAAGCACAACATTGATGTCATGCATGTGGAGAAGAACATTAGTGAGAGTACTTATGGTACTTTGTTGGGCATTGAGGGGAAAAATAAGGACACTGATAAGGCACGGATAGACTTGCAAAATATGAACTTCAGGCACACGTTGCATTTGAAACAATGTCCTGATGGATCATATGACAAGCCTCGGGCTTTCTTTTCATTAAGCCCCAATGAAAGAGATGGTTTTTATGACTTTTTGAAATCAGTCAAGTATCCGGATGGCTATGCAGCCAACATATCAAGGTCAGTGAATGCAAAAAATGGTAGATTATCTGGTTTGAAAAGCCACGACTGTCATGTGTTACTACAACGAATTCTTCCAATTGGGTTGCGAGGGTTTGCAGATAAAGACATTAGTATTGTATTGTTTGAGTTAGGCAACTTCTTCCAAGACTTATGCTCAAGGACCCTAAAGCGGAGTGAATTGGAGAAACTAGAAGAATGTATAGTTCTTATACTATGCAAGCTTGAGAGGTTCTTGCCTCCAGCATTCTTTGATGTTATGGTCCACCTTGTTGCACTTGCCTCGAGAAGCAATTCTAGGAGGCCTAGTACAATATCGGTGGATGTATCCAATTGAAAGGTAATTAGATCCTTTGATGCATTCATCAATTGCATATTTCCCACGTGGTATAAAATCACATTCTGTGCGTATTTTTTCCTCGTAGGTAtcttggaaaattgaaaagatacgTTTCCAACCGAGCTCGACCAGAAGGTTCGATTGCAGAGGCTTACATTCTTAAAGAATGTATTAACAACTGGTCTTTGTATATTGATGGGATCGAAACTGTTCATAATcgaagagaaagaaatgaagatTTTGGTGAATCTAGCGAAgaattgatagttttttcacAGACTGCCCGACCTACAGGTGGTAGGCGAAATGATGGCGATTTCTCTCGTGCATTGCTTGATACTGCTCATTGGTACTTGTTGTACAATAGTCCTGAGCTAGAGCCTTATTTAAAGTATGTGATTTCATATGCATATATTGTTTaatcaagttttgaatattATCTATAATGCTTAGCTGAAAATAAATCATCTTATTTTTAACAGCGAACACAAAAGCACATTGCATAATCCTACTAGAGAAGCCATAACTCAAATCCAACGACAAGAGTTTCCTAAGTGGTTTAGAGAACGTGTAAgacatttgaaatttaatcacgcactaataaatttaaacatttaattgtaTTCGTCATTGcttattactaattaatatcACTTGTTGTATGTCATTATAGATGAATAGATTGAAAGTTAACGATTTATCAGAAGCTACTAAACAGTTATGGTCATTAGCAAATGGTCCTAAGCCGTATGTGAAGGAGTACACAGTTTGTATGATCAATGGTGTAAAGTTCCATACAAGGGACTTAGACAATCGTCGTGTAACCCAAAACAATGGTGTATGTACCGAAGGAGACCATGAGGGAGAAATGCACGACTTCTATGGTCATGTGTGCAAAATTTGGGAGTTAGAGTATATGTTTCGCCATAAAGTTGTTTTGTTTCAGTGTGAATGGTACAATACTGGTACCAATGGTCGAAGGAGAACGATACGAACCGATGCACACTGCACAAGCATTGATGTTACAAGTTGATGGTATCAAAATGACCCTTTTATACTTCCTAGTCAAGCGAAACAGGTTTTCTACCTTCAAGATACGAAATTGCGTGACCCTTGGAAAATTGTGCAATACATCCAACATAGGGGAGTGTTTGATGTCCCGGAAGTCGGGGGCGGAGAATCCAATGATAATACAGAAGATAGTGACGCATTTCAACAAGAAGCAATTGTTGATGTTGTCCCTATCAATGTTGAAGACAATATTATTGAGTATTGTATGGGTGATGTTGAAACTGAGGTTGCTCCTGAAGGTGGAACTTCAAGAGATGCTAATGAAAATGAAGAGCATGACATACCTGATGTTGATCTtgatatgaattatgatatGTAGAGTTATAACAATTGTCTTAAATGTTATGTGCTTGTCTTAAAGTTTTATGCttgttttaaagttttataTTTGTCTACGTTGCAATTGTTATTGAGATATTTTGTGCTTATCTTAAACTTGATATGGATATTAATGTGGTCATTTGTTGTGTTGAGTTAGTAGCAATTGTGGTCAAATTTTGCACTTGTGAATTGGTTGATATGGATAATGATGTGAACTATAATGTTAAGTTAGTAGCAATTATACTTATCTTTCATGTCAatacatagttttaaaaaatgcccaaaaaggTCAAATACACTCATAATATACCGAGGTATGAGAAGGCAAGATTGGATAGAATGAAGCAAAACCAAGAGATAATTGATGCTTTGGGATTGAAGCACATCTCAACTTCTCTAAAGGATTCCGCTCAGTCCAATTgtgcaaaaaggaaaagaagtagAGTTAGTGTTGTGGTAGATGATGATTATGTACCACCTATTGGTGACAATGAGAATGATGTTGAGTCATCTAACTCTTTAATTCATAAGGTACAATAGATGTTCCATAGGGTACAATAGATAATAACTTTGTCGTTCTATTATTTATAATGACTTTGTTGTTCCATTATATGTATGTTTGTTAGTTACAGATGGCACCAAGACGACTTACACGCTCGC
This genomic stretch from Quercus lobata isolate SW786 chromosome 3, ValleyOak3.0 Primary Assembly, whole genome shotgun sequence harbors:
- the LOC115980357 gene encoding uncharacterized protein LOC115980357 yields the protein MDKSWMTMGKTPDGRLSHPYIEGVNAFINSARAVVDLSGNIPCPCIHCVNCYRQSPQIVRIHLFHRGIMQSYINWYNHGEPRVLNENIHDNEMSDGDHMDGVDALVDDRIRGEPRNATEDEEVRHFDKLEEDAKRELHPGCTDYSILKFVIEMLNVKVMTNLSNKGLDMMLELLTKVLPKGNLVPRSTYEAKKILRDLGMSYEHIDACKNDCALFWKENENLDKCSVCEVPRYKDTCTQGKKIPHKVLRYFPLTPRLRRLYMSSQRAKDMRWYIDKRVDDGIRRHPVDSGEWKEFDLQHPNFALEPRNVRLGLATDGFNPFGNMNNNYSMWPVILIPYNLPPWLVMKEPYFMLSLLIPGPHQPGNDIDIYLKPLVDELKELWEEGVETYDAYSKEHFQMRATLLWTIHDYPGFGNVSGWRTKGYHSCYTCNDQPYSEALESKIGFINHRAYLPMEHRWRHSRLHNGLPEKRKRSLELQVGKIQEQLGRMSNIILGKHPSNKKRQLIGEPNWSKVSILYKLPYWKNKKLKHNIDVMHVEKNISESTYGTLLGIEGKNKDTDKARIDLQNMNFRHTLHLKQCPDGSYDKPRAFFSLSPNERDGFYDFLKSVKYPDGYAANISRSVNAKNGRLSGLKSHDCHVLLQRILPIGLRGFADKDISIVLFELGNFFQDLCSRTLKRSELEKLEECIVLILCKLERYLGKLKRYVSNRARPEGSIAEAYILKECINNWSLYIDGIETVHNRRERNEDFGESSEELIVFSQTARPTGGRRNDGDFSRALLDTAHWYLLYNSPELEPYLNEHKSTLHNPTREAITQIQRQEFPKWFRERMNRLKVNDLSEATKQLWSLANGPKPYVKEYTVCMINGVKFHTRDLDNRRVTQNNGVCTEGDHEGEMHDFYGHVCKIWELEYMFRHKVVLFQCECQAKQVFYLQDTKLRDPWKIVQYIQHRGVFDVPEVGGGESNDNTEDSDAFQQEAIVDVVPINVEDNIIEYCMGDVETEVAPEGGTSRDANENEEHDIPDVDLDMNYDM